The DNA region CGGCTGGGCGCCGCTGGCGGTGCAGTACGCCGATTACACGCTGTGGCAGCGGGATCGGCTCGGCGCGGCCGACGATCCGGAGTCGCTGCTGTCGCGGCAGCTGGACTTCTGGCGTGGCGCGCTGTCCGGCGCGCCGGACGTGCTGGACCTGCCGGCCGACCGTCCGCGCCCGGCCGTCGCCACCGGCCGCGGCGGCAAGCTGGACGTCGAGCTCACCGCCGAGTTGCACACGGCCATTTCGGAAACCGCCCGGGCCGAGGGCATTTCGACCTTCATGCTGATGCACGCCGCCCTGGCCGTGCTGCTGTCCCGCCTGTCCGGAGAGTCGGACATCGTCATCGGCACCCCCGTCGGCGGCCGCGGCGCGCGCGAACTCGACGACCTGATCGGCATGTTCGTCAACACGCTGCCGCTGCGCACCGAGGTCGACGGCGAGCTCGGTTTCCGCGACCTCGCACACCGCGTCCGCGACACCGATCTGGCGGCATTCGCGCACGCCGACGTGCCTTTCGAACAGCTTGTGGAGACACTGAATCCGGTGCGCTCGGCATCGCGCCATCCGCTGTTCCAGGTGGCCCTGTCGTTCACCGCCGCCGGAGACATCAGTCTCGAACTGCCCGGGTTGCTTGCCACGACGAGTACGCTGGACACCGAGGTGACGAAGTTCGACCTGTCGGTCGCTGTCACCGAAAGCTTCGCCGGTGCCGGTCCCGGGGAAGGTCCGGCACCGGCGGGGATCCACGCGGAGTTCGAATTCGCGCTGGATCTGTTCGATCCCGCCACCATCGAGGTCTTCGCGCACCGCTACGTGCGCCTGCTCGAGGCGATCACCGCCGACCCGGCCGTGATCGTGAACGCGCTGCCGCTGCTCTCCGCAGATGAATACACCGATCTGACAACCCGTTCCGGCGGCGCGGTGGACGCGGTCCGCCTGCTGCCCGAGATCATGGCCGCGGCCGTGGCCGAGGCTCCGGATCGAATTGCCTTGATCGAGCGCGATGTCCGGTTCACCTACGCGGAACTGGACGCCACCTCCAATCGCCTGGCGCGCCTGCTGATCGAGCGCGGCCTCGGCCCCGAGAACCTGGTGGCCGTGAGCCTGCCGCGGTCGGTGGAGTACATCGTCGCGGCGTGGGCGATCGCCAAGACCGGCGCCGCCTGGGTGCCGGTGGACCCCGCCTTCCCGGCCGACCGCATCGAGTACATCGTCCGCGACGCCGGTGCGGTGCTCGGCCTGACCGTGGCCCCGGTGCGCGACGCGCTGCCGGACACGCTGTCCTGGCTGCTGCTCGACGACGCCGAATTGACCGCCGCCTGCGCGGCTTTCCCGGACGCGCCGATCACCGACGCGGATCGGGTCCGCCCGCTGCGCAGCGCCAATGTCGTGTACTCCATCTACACCTCCGGGTCGACCGGTCTGCCCAAGGGCGTCGTGGTCACCCATTCGGGTCTGGCCGGTCTGTCCGAGGCGCAGTACGAGCGCTTCAGCGGTTCGCCCGAGGCCCGGGTGCTGCACGTCACCAGCTCCTCGTTCGACGTCTCGATCGGCGAGCTGCTGCTGGCCCTGCGTTCGGCCGCCACCCTGGTGGTCGCGCCCACCGGTGCGCACATCGGTGACGAGCTGGCGGAAGTGATTCGGGCGCACGGGGTCACCCACGTCTTCATGACGCCCTCGGGCGCCAGCACCATCGATCCGGCCGACGTACCCACCCTGCGCCATGTCGCGGTGGGCGGCGAGGCGCTGTCGCCGGAGATGGTGCGGCGCTGGGCCGAGGCCGGGCGCGACATGATCAACGCCTACGGTCCCACCGAGGCCACCGTGGTCGTGAACATCACCGGGGCGATGGAAGCGGGCAAGCCCGTGACGATCGGCCGTCTGGTGCCGGGCGCGCGGGAATGGATCCTGGACAGCCGGCTGCGGCCGGTGCCGGTCGGCGCGATCGGCGAGCTGTACCTGGGCGGCCTGCCGGTCACCCGCGGCTACCGCAACCGCGCCGAGCTGACCGTGAGCCGGTTCGTGGCCTGCCCGTGGGCTCCCGGTGAACGCATGTACCGCACCGGCGACCTGGTGCGCTGGACCGCCGACGGCGAGGTCGAGTACCTGGGCCGCAACGACTCCCAGGTGAAGCTGCGCGGCTTCCGCATCGAGCTCGGCGAGATCGAGGCCGCGCTGGCGGCGCTGCCGCAGGTGCGGCGGGCCGTGGTGGTCCTGCACCACGACGCGGCGCGCGGCGATCAGCTGGTGGCCTACCTGGTGCCGGCCGCCGGCGGCGTGGAGGTCGCGGAGCTCAAGACCGCGCTCGCGGATCGGCTGACGGCGTACATGATTCCGTCCGCCTTCATGGTCCTCGACGCCATGCCGATGACCGTCAACGGCAAGCTCGACTACCGCGCGCTGCCCGCCCCGGTCTTCGCGGCCCGCGAATTCCGCGCTCCCGCAACGCCGATCGAGCTGCTGGTGGCCGAGGTCTTCGCCGAGGTGCTGGGCCTGACGCCGGCCGCCGGTGCGGAGCCGGTGGACGCGGCCCTGACCGCGGCCGTGGCCGCCGCCCCGAACGCGGCCGCCGGGGACGTCACCTTGTCCTCGAATGCGCCTGCGGTGCAGATTGATTCGGAAGCCCTCGCGCCCGCCGCCGGAGTCGGCGCGGACGACGACTTCTTCGAACTGGGCGGCAATTCGCTGATCGCCACCCAGGTGGTGGCCCGCCTCGGCGCGGCCCTGGACACCACCGTCCCGGTGCGCCTGCTGTTCGAGGCGTCCAGTGTCGCCGAGCTGGCGGCCCGCCTGACCGAACTGGCCGGTCAGGGTGGCCGCGCGCCGCTGGTGGCGGGGGAGCGGCCCGACGTGGTCCCGCTGTCCTACGCCCAGCAGCGCATGTGGTTCCTGAACCGCTTCGACAACAGCTCGATCGCCGACAACCTGGTCGCGGCGATCCGCCTGGACGGCCCGCTGGACGCGGACGCGCTGGCCGCCGCCGTCACCGATGTGGTGGCCCGGCACGAGACCCTGCGCACCGTGTACCCGGCCGTGGACGGCGTCGGCCGCCAGCTGGTGCTGCCGGTCGAGAACGCCGGTGTCGCACTGGCGGTCGAGCAGGTCGCCGCCGATGAACTGGAGACCCGCATCTTCGGGCTCGCGGTGCTGCCGTTCGCGGTGGACGAGCAGGCTCCGGCGCGGCTGACCCTGCTGCGCGTCCTGTCCGATGAGCCCGGCGCACCCGAGACCCACGTGCTGGTGCTGGCCGTGCACCACATCGCCGCCGACGGCTGGTCCATCGCGCCGCTGACCCGGGATCTGATGCTGGCCTACGCGTCCCGGACCGCCGGCGCGGCTCCGGCGTGGACGCCGCTTCCGGTCCAGTACGCGGACTACACGCTGTGGCAGCGGGAGCTGCTCGGCGCCGAGGACGACCCGGAATCGATGCTGGCCGACCAGGTTCGCTTCTGGCGTGCCGAACTGTCCGGCCAGCCCGACACCCTGGAGCTGCCCGGCGACCGGCCCCGCCCGGCCGTGGCCACCCGCCACGGCGCGCAGTACCGGTTCGCCATCTCCGCCGAGCGGCACGCGCGCCTGCGTGACCTCGCCGAGGGCGATCGCGCCACGCTGTTCATGGCGTTGCACGCGGCCTACGCCACGCTGCTCGCGAAACTGTCCGGCACCAGCGACATCTCGATCGGCTCGGTCGTCGCCGGCCGTGGCGAGCAGGCGCTGGACGATCTGGTCGGCATGTTCGTCAACACCCTGGTGCTGCGCGCCGAGGTCGCCCCGGACCGTTCCTTCCGGGAGCTGCTGGCCCAGGTCCGCGAGGCCGATCTGCGCGCCTTCGCGCACGCGGACGTCCCGTTCGAGCGCCTGGTCGAGGTGCTCAGCCCGATGCGTTCGCAGGCCCGCCACCCGCTGTTCCAGGTGGCCCTGGACCTGCAGAACACCACCCAGACCACGCTCGAGCTGAACGGCCTGACCGCTTCGCGGGTCGAGCTGGACCCGGGCATCGCCAAGTTCGATCTGCAGCTGTCGCTGGTCGAGGACCGCGCCGCGGGCGGGCTCGACGCGGTGTTCACCTACGCCACCGACATTTTCGACGAGGCCACCATCGCGGCCTTCGCCCGTCGGCTCGACGTGGTGCTGGACGCCGTCACCGCCACCCCGGACCGCCCGGTCGGTGACATCGACCTGCTGACCGACGACGAGCGCGCCCAGGTGCTGACCGAGTGGAACGACACCGCCCACGACATCGGCTCGGTGCTGCCGGTCGGCGCGTTCGGTGAGACCACCCCCGCGACCCTGGTCGCCCTGTTCGAGGCGCGGGCGCTGACCTGCCCGAACGCCCCGGCCGTGGAATTCGACGGGACGACTCTGTCCTACGGCGAGTTCAGCGACCGCGTGCACCGCCTGGCCCGCAAGCTGGTCGAGTCGGGCGTCGGCCCGGAATCCCGGGTGGCGCTCGCGATCCGGCGTTCCCACGAACTGCTCGTCGGCATGTACGCGATCCTGGCCGCCGGTGGCGCGTACGTGCCGGTGGACCCGGATCAGCCCGAGCTGCGCACCGACTACGTGCTCGACGCGGCGGGTCCGGTGATCATCCTGACCACCGACCGCGACGGTTTCACCACCGCGCGCGACATCCCGGTGCTGGCCATCGACACCGTCGATCTGACCGCCTACGCCGCGACTCCGCTCACCGACGCGGATCGCCGTGCGCCGCTGCGTGATTCGAACGCCTGCTACGTCATCTTCACCTCCGGATCGACCGGCCGCCCCAAGGGCGTGGCGGTGTCGCACGCCTCGGTGGTGAACCGCCTGGTGTGGGGTCAGTCCCGCTACGGCCTGACCGCCTCCGACGTGGTGCTGCAGAAGACCCCCTTCACCTTCGACGTGTCGGTGTGGGAGTTCTTCTGGCCCTTGCAGATCGGCGCCCGCCTGGTGGTGGCCGCGCCCGACGGGCACCGCGACCCGAAGTACCTGGCCGAGTTGATCATTCGCGCGGGCATCACGCACGCGCACTTCGTGCCGTCGATGATGGCGGTCTTCGTGACCGAGCCGGCCGCGGCGCAGTGCACCGGCCTGCGGGACGTCTTCGCCTCCGGTGAGGGCCTGCCCGTGGCCACCGCCTTCAAACTGCGCGAGCTGACCGGCGCGCGCCTGCACAACCTGTACGGCCCCACCGAGGCGGCCGTCGAGGTCACCCACCACGAGGTCGTCGACACCGACACCGCGTTCGTGCCGATGGGCCGTCCGGTGTGGAACACCCAGACCTATGTGCTGGACGGCCGCCTCAACCCGGTCGCGCCCGGCGTCGCCGGTGAGCTCTACCTGGCGGGCGATCAGCTGGCCCGCGGCTACCTGGGCCGCCCCGACCTGTCGGCGGATCGCTTCGTGGCCAACCCCTTCGGGACCGGCGCGCGCATGTACCGCACCGGCGACCTGGTCACCTGGACCGCCGAGGGCGAGCTGATCTACCTGGGCCGCACCGACTTCCAGGTGAAGCTGCGCGGTCTGCGCATCGAGCTGGGCGAGATCGAGGCCGCGCTGCTGGCGCAGCCCGGCGTCAACCAGGCCGTGGTGCTGGTGCGCTCGGACGCGCACGCCGGTGATCAGCTGGCCGGTTACCTGCTGCGCGAACCGGGCCACGCGCTCGATCTGGACGCCATCAAGGTGGCGCTGGGCGGCCTGCTGCCCGCGTACATGATTCCGGCCGCGTTCGTGGTGCTGGACGCCTTCCCGGTCAACGCCTCCGGCAAGCTGGATCGCGCCGCGCTGCCCGCCCCGGTCTTCGAGACCGCGGCCTACCGCGCGCCCGAGACCGTGGCCGAGGACGTGGTCGCGGGTGTCTTCGCGGATCTGCTCGGTCTGGACCGGATCGGCGCGAACGACGACTTCTTCTCCCTCGGCGGCAGCTCGCTGCTGGCCGCCCGGGTGGTGGCCCGGGTGGGCGCGGCGCTGGACGCCGAACTCTCGGTGCGCGACCTGTTCGACGCCCCGACGGTCGCCGGACTGGCGGCGGTCGCGGAATCCCGTTCGGGCAGCGGCACTCTCGTGCCGCTGGCGCCGCGGCCGCGCCCGGCCCTGGTGCCGCTGTCGGACGCGCAGCGCCGCATGTGGTTCCTCAACCGCTTCCACGCCGACGCCACCGGCGTCGGCCCCGGCGCGGCGGCGGACAACATTCCGATGGTGCTGCGGGTGACCGGTCCGCTGGCCGCGGCCGCGCTGCGCGACGCCCTGCGCGACGTGGTGGCCCGCCACGAGACGCTGCGCACCATCTACCCCGGCGGTCCGGACGGGCCGGTGCAGCAGGTGCTGGCCGAGGCCGACGCCGAGCTGGTCACCGCGCCGATCACCGCCGACGAGATCGTCGCCCGGGTGGCGGCGGTGGTCGGCCGGCCGTTCGACCTGACCATCGAAACCCCGGTGCGCGCGGCTGTTTTCAGTCTGTCGCCCACCGATCACGTGCTGGTGCTGGTGGTGCACCACATCAGCTCGGACGGCTTCTCGATGGGCCCGCTGGCGGTGGACTTCATGACCGCCTACCAAGCCCGCCGGGCCGGCGACGCGCCCGCGTGGGCCCCGCTGCCCGTGCAGTACGCCGACTACACCCTGTGGCAGGCCGAGCGCCGCGGCGACGAGTCCGATCCGGCCTCGCTCGCCCACCGTCAGCTGGCCTTCTGGAAGCAGCGCCTGGCCGGGCTGCCCGAGCAGCTGGAGCTGCCCGCCGATCGCCCCCGCCCGGCGGTGGCCTCGCTGCGCGGCGGCACCCACCGCATGCAGGTGGACGCCGAATTGCACGCCGGCCTGGTCGAATTGGCCCGCACCCACGACACCACCCTGTTCAGCACCGTGCACGCGGCGCTGGCGGTGCTGCTGGCCCGGATCTCGGGCAGCACCGACATCGCGATCGGCACCCCGGTCGCGGGCCGCGGCGAGCAGCAGCTCGACGCCCTGGTCGGCATGTTCGTCAACACCCTGGTGCTGCGCAGCGAGATCGACCCGCGGGCCGGCTTCGGCGCTGTGCTGGACGCGGTCCGCGCCGACGACATCGCGGCGCTGTCGAACGCGGAGGTTCCGTTCGAGCGCCTGGTCGAGGTGCTGTCCCCGGCCCGCTCGCAGGGCCGGCACCCGCTGTTCCAGGTGGCCCTGACCTTCCACAACTACGCGCTGCCCGCGGTGGAACTGCCCGGGCTGACGGTGCGTCCGGAGACTCTGGACGTCGGGGTGTCCAAGTTCGATCTGCAGTTCACCGTGCTCGAGCAGCACGGCCCGGACGGCGGCGCGAACGGCCTCGACATCGAGATCACCTACGCCAGTGAGCTGTTCGACGCCGACACCGTCGCGGCGCTGGCCGGCCGCTTCGACCGCGT from Nocardia tengchongensis includes:
- a CDS encoding non-ribosomal peptide synthetase, with translation MARPGLTAERFVADPFAAAGELMYRTGDLVCWTEQGEIDYLGRTDFQVKVRGLRIELGEIETVLGDVEGVSRAVVIVRDDQLVAYVVAADEVDAVRLKAAAARALPAYMVPSAFVLLEALPVNASGKLDRAALPDPVRVAVVHEAPVTVTERAVARMFGEVLGTDEVGRTDDFFALGGNSLIATQVASRLNAELGCHLTVREMFSATGVAELAAVIDAQFLDADAESGSAVALVRRERPESLPLSPAQQRIWFLNRFDTASAGYNMPFVVRLRGEADPQVMRAALADVLDRHEVLRTVFPTTAAGFAQQQVLPVAVAAEPVAQESCDADELDARLHAFAAQGFDLEREIPFRARLFTVTGAVASDCGLGGPVLVDAADLDVPEYAVAIVLHHIAADGLSLPILARDLITAYLARSGGQEPGWAPLAVQYADYTLWQRDRLGAADDPESLLSRQLDFWRGALSGAPDVLDLPADRPRPAVATGRGGKLDVELTAELHTAISETARAEGISTFMLMHAALAVLLSRLSGESDIVIGTPVGGRGARELDDLIGMFVNTLPLRTEVDGELGFRDLAHRVRDTDLAAFAHADVPFEQLVETLNPVRSASRHPLFQVALSFTAAGDISLELPGLLATTSTLDTEVTKFDLSVAVTESFAGAGPGEGPAPAGIHAEFEFALDLFDPATIEVFAHRYVRLLEAITADPAVIVNALPLLSADEYTDLTTRSGGAVDAVRLLPEIMAAAVAEAPDRIALIERDVRFTYAELDATSNRLARLLIERGLGPENLVAVSLPRSVEYIVAAWAIAKTGAAWVPVDPAFPADRIEYIVRDAGAVLGLTVAPVRDALPDTLSWLLLDDAELTAACAAFPDAPITDADRVRPLRSANVVYSIYTSGSTGLPKGVVVTHSGLAGLSEAQYERFSGSPEARVLHVTSSSFDVSIGELLLALRSAATLVVAPTGAHIGDELAEVIRAHGVTHVFMTPSGASTIDPADVPTLRHVAVGGEALSPEMVRRWAEAGRDMINAYGPTEATVVVNITGAMEAGKPVTIGRLVPGAREWILDSRLRPVPVGAIGELYLGGLPVTRGYRNRAELTVSRFVACPWAPGERMYRTGDLVRWTADGEVEYLGRNDSQVKLRGFRIELGEIEAALAALPQVRRAVVVLHHDAARGDQLVAYLVPAAGGVEVAELKTALADRLTAYMIPSAFMVLDAMPMTVNGKLDYRALPAPVFAAREFRAPATPIELLVAEVFAEVLGLTPAAGAEPVDAALTAAVAAAPNAAAGDVTLSSNAPAVQIDSEALAPAAGVGADDDFFELGGNSLIATQVVARLGAALDTTVPVRLLFEASSVAELAARLTELAGQGGRAPLVAGERPDVVPLSYAQQRMWFLNRFDNSSIADNLVAAIRLDGPLDADALAAAVTDVVARHETLRTVYPAVDGVGRQLVLPVENAGVALAVEQVAADELETRIFGLAVLPFAVDEQAPARLTLLRVLSDEPGAPETHVLVLAVHHIAADGWSIAPLTRDLMLAYASRTAGAAPAWTPLPVQYADYTLWQRELLGAEDDPESMLADQVRFWRAELSGQPDTLELPGDRPRPAVATRHGAQYRFAISAERHARLRDLAEGDRATLFMALHAAYATLLAKLSGTSDISIGSVVAGRGEQALDDLVGMFVNTLVLRAEVAPDRSFRELLAQVREADLRAFAHADVPFERLVEVLSPMRSQARHPLFQVALDLQNTTQTTLELNGLTASRVELDPGIAKFDLQLSLVEDRAAGGLDAVFTYATDIFDEATIAAFARRLDVVLDAVTATPDRPVGDIDLLTDDERAQVLTEWNDTAHDIGSVLPVGAFGETTPATLVALFEARALTCPNAPAVEFDGTTLSYGEFSDRVHRLARKLVESGVGPESRVALAIRRSHELLVGMYAILAAGGAYVPVDPDQPELRTDYVLDAAGPVIILTTDRDGFTTARDIPVLAIDTVDLTAYAATPLTDADRRAPLRDSNACYVIFTSGSTGRPKGVAVSHASVVNRLVWGQSRYGLTASDVVLQKTPFTFDVSVWEFFWPLQIGARLVVAAPDGHRDPKYLAELIIRAGITHAHFVPSMMAVFVTEPAAAQCTGLRDVFASGEGLPVATAFKLRELTGARLHNLYGPTEAAVEVTHHEVVDTDTAFVPMGRPVWNTQTYVLDGRLNPVAPGVAGELYLAGDQLARGYLGRPDLSADRFVANPFGTGARMYRTGDLVTWTAEGELIYLGRTDFQVKLRGLRIELGEIEAALLAQPGVNQAVVLVRSDAHAGDQLAGYLLREPGHALDLDAIKVALGGLLPAYMIPAAFVVLDAFPVNASGKLDRAALPAPVFETAAYRAPETVAEDVVAGVFADLLGLDRIGANDDFFSLGGSSLLAARVVARVGAALDAELSVRDLFDAPTVAGLAAVAESRSGSGTLVPLAPRPRPALVPLSDAQRRMWFLNRFHADATGVGPGAAADNIPMVLRVTGPLAAAALRDALRDVVARHETLRTIYPGGPDGPVQQVLAEADAELVTAPITADEIVARVAAVVGRPFDLTIETPVRAAVFSLSPTDHVLVLVVHHISSDGFSMGPLAVDFMTAYQARRAGDAPAWAPLPVQYADYTLWQAERRGDESDPASLAHRQLAFWKQRLAGLPEQLELPADRPRPAVASLRGGTHRMQVDAELHAGLVELARTHDTTLFSTVHAALAVLLARISGSTDIAIGTPVAGRGEQQLDALVGMFVNTLVLRSEIDPRAGFGAVLDAVRADDIAALSNAEVPFERLVEVLSPARSQGRHPLFQVALTFHNYALPAVELPGLTVRPETLDVGVSKFDLQFTVLEQHGPDGGANGLDIEITYASELFDADTVAALAGRFDRVLSSVVADAAVVVGDIPLLTIEESARVLHEWAGTGPDIAEFTTLADRFATAAALDPAAPAVRSGDVTLSYGELDARSNRLARCLIAAGVGPESLVAVALPRTEELAVALLAVVKAGGGYLPIDPNYPADRIEYVIDDARPVCAISSGAAQLPSGWFGGPVVCLDTIDLDGYDAAPVTDRDRRAPLRPADTAYVIYTSGSTGRPKGVVIPHRNVIRLFDNAQGHYGFGPADVWTMFHSYAFDFSVWELWGALLYGGSVVVVDYFTSRSPQQFRELLSTAGVTVLNQTPSAFYQLITADAESDSELALRYVIFGGEALEPQRLSGWFARHPQGPALINMYGITETTVHVSYRPITPDTGSASVIGGALPGLTVRVLDSRLRPVPVGVPGEIYVSGGQLARGYLNRPALTSGRFVADPYGAPGESAYRTGDLARWTATGDLEYLGRIDQQVNLHGFRVELGEIEAALLLAPEVREAARSSCGTTRPPRSPASSVTWCPRRTRWSPPRTCAPPWPGSCPSTWCPPPWWWWTGSR